In Thermodesulfobacteriota bacterium, the sequence AAACCCTCTATACTTAAGCTACCTAAACAATTTTCAAGAGTTTCATCCAGTAAAGGCTAAAAAAACTCTAGCCAACGCCATTCAGATTGGAAACCCTGTGAGTGTTAATAAGGCAATACGCACTTTAAAAGAATTTGACGGCATAGTGGAGCAGGCAAGTGAAGAAGAGCTCGCTGATGCTGCGGCTCAGGTAGATAAAACCGGAACATTTAACTGCCCGCATACAGGTGTTGCACTAGGAGTGTTTCTAAAGTTAAAAGAAAAAGGTGTTTTCAAACCCGATGACAGAATAGTGGTTATCTCAACTGCTCATGGTCTTAAATTTGTTGAGTTTAAAATCGGATACCATAAAAAAGAGCTTGAAGGAGTTTTCTCTAAATATGCGAACACTCCTATTGAGCTTCCCGCAGACTATGATGCTGTAAAAGATGCAATATTCTCCAAGATAGAAGCATAGACAATCTACATATAATAGATGACGAAATTTAATTTAGGCGGCCTATATGTAATAACCGATAAAAAACTTATTGAGCGGGATAATTTCGTACATATTGTAGAGCAGTCCATAAAGGGCAGAGCAAGAATTGTTCAGCTTAGGGAGAAACACACTCCTACAGATGAGATAATCAAACTTGGCAAAGAACTTCTTCAAGTGACCAGAAGCTACGATGTACCGCTCATTATTAATGACTCGCCGGAATTAGCAAAAGAAATCGGAGCAGACGGCGTTCATTTAGGCGGAGATGATACATCAGTAAAAAATGCCAGGAATCTATTAGGAGCTCAGGCAATAATTGGAGTATCTTGTTACAACCAAAT encodes:
- a CDS encoding pyridoxal-phosphate dependent enzyme is translated as NPLYLSYLNNFQEFHPVKAKKTLANAIQIGNPVSVNKAIRTLKEFDGIVEQASEEELADAAAQVDKTGTFNCPHTGVALGVFLKLKEKGVFKPDDRIVVISTAHGLKFVEFKIGYHKKELEGVFSKYANTPIELPADYDAVKDAIFSKIEA
- the thiE gene encoding thiamine phosphate synthase — its product is MTKFNLGGLYVITDKKLIERDNFVHIVEQSIKGRARIVQLREKHTPTDEIIKLGKELLQVTRSYDVPLIINDSPELAKEIGADGVHLGGDDTSVKNARNLLGAQAIIGVSCYNQIDRGLNAVKAGADYVAFGTPYYTPTKPDREPTSIEVLKDAVDLIKEIPVFAIGGITKDNADEILETGVDGIAVITSVYGSPNPQDSAIELSDLIKKFL